In Mycolicibacterium mucogenicum DSM 44124, the following are encoded in one genomic region:
- the glf gene encoding UDP-galactopyranose mutase: MTSADSRGAASQSSGPYDLIVVGSGFFGLTIAERAATQLDKRVLVVERRHHLGGNAYSEPEPETGIEVHKYGAHLFHNSNQRVWDYVRQFTDFTGYQHRVFAMYDGQAYQFPMGLGLVSQFFGRYFSPDEARALIAEQSAEINTDDAQNLEEKAISLIGRPLYEAFVKGYTAKQWQTDPKDLPASIISRLPVRYNFDNRYFNDTYEGLPVDGYTAWLENMAADERIDVVLNTDWFDVRDRLRAESPGAPVLYTGPLDRYFDYSEGRLGWRTLDFEMEVLPIGDFQGTPVMNYNDPDVPFTRIHEFRHFHPERDYPTDKTVIMREYSRFANDDDEPYYPINTDSDRAILAAYRARAKAETEENRVLFGGRLGTYQYLDMHMAIASALNMYDNVLMPHLRDGVALAGAESS, translated from the coding sequence ATGACCTCCGCTGATTCCCGGGGCGCTGCGAGCCAGTCCTCCGGCCCTTATGACCTCATCGTCGTCGGCTCCGGATTCTTCGGACTGACGATTGCCGAGCGCGCGGCAACCCAACTCGACAAGCGGGTGCTGGTCGTCGAGCGCCGTCACCATCTCGGCGGCAACGCCTACTCCGAACCCGAGCCCGAAACCGGCATCGAGGTGCACAAGTACGGCGCCCACCTGTTCCACAACTCCAATCAGCGGGTGTGGGACTACGTGCGGCAGTTCACCGACTTCACCGGCTACCAGCACCGCGTCTTTGCCATGTACGACGGCCAGGCCTACCAGTTCCCGATGGGGCTGGGTCTGGTGTCGCAGTTCTTCGGGCGCTATTTCAGCCCGGACGAGGCCCGCGCCCTGATTGCCGAGCAGTCCGCCGAGATCAACACCGACGATGCACAGAACCTCGAAGAGAAGGCCATCTCGCTGATCGGCCGGCCGCTCTACGAGGCCTTCGTCAAGGGCTACACCGCCAAGCAGTGGCAGACGGACCCCAAGGACCTGCCCGCGTCGATCATCAGCCGCCTGCCGGTGCGCTACAACTTCGACAACCGCTACTTCAACGACACGTACGAGGGCCTGCCGGTCGACGGTTACACCGCCTGGCTGGAGAACATGGCCGCCGACGAGCGCATCGACGTGGTGCTGAACACCGACTGGTTCGACGTGCGCGACCGGCTGCGGGCCGAGAGCCCCGGCGCCCCGGTGCTGTACACCGGCCCGCTCGACCGCTACTTCGACTACTCCGAGGGCCGGCTGGGCTGGCGCACCCTGGACTTCGAGATGGAAGTGCTGCCCATCGGAGACTTCCAGGGCACGCCCGTCATGAACTACAACGACCCCGACGTGCCGTTCACCCGGATCCACGAGTTCCGGCACTTCCACCCCGAGCGGGATTACCCGACGGACAAGACCGTCATCATGCGGGAGTACTCGCGCTTCGCCAACGACGACGATGAGCCGTACTACCCGATCAACACCGATTCGGATCGCGCGATCCTGGCGGCCTACCGCGCCAGGGCCAAGGCCGAGACCGAGGAGAACCGCGTGCTGTTCGGGGGCCGGCTGGGCACCTATCAGTACCTCGACATGCACATGGCCATCGCCAGTGCGCTGAACATGTACGACAACGTGCTGATGCCGCATCTTCGTGACGGCGTGGCACTCGCCGGTGCAGAAAGTAGCTGA